In the genome of Nitrospira japonica, one region contains:
- a CDS encoding fascin domain-containing protein, which translates to MAVAWATVASGLTVAVNFADDPPPVINEPSPTVEATPPIALPNEPPAGDVQERGLAPRVLQPGLEFKQMTPSVPPNPPAFGTLPGEFAIRSYLQSTPFTARDGGHHSIDAVITVPSVLGPNQRFRLASVQPDFTTIQTSGGYYVSAVGGLGGPPNATQPVQTELQTPQSDIALFRVDGPSAAGTYTMKTYDGHFLTALGGGGKANDAFHTDATKASTWEYYYFLKCGDLGSGYQYAIRPTGTGMVPGKGDFVSYLTALGGGGRTSQAMTAFSGLQVGSRFKLIKQNDGTYALQTSSGNYVTAVNGGGLASGDNLHTDAHQVQAWEKFKIVEQPPNCSYTIQTVSGFYLAVGPGSSTISTRISDPNAAPSIGYNAKFELIMIGL; encoded by the coding sequence ATGGCTGTCGCATGGGCGACTGTCGCCTCTGGGCTGACCGTGGCAGTGAATTTCGCCGACGACCCACCCCCGGTGATTAATGAGCCAAGTCCGACGGTGGAAGCGACGCCGCCCATCGCACTCCCGAACGAACCGCCGGCCGGAGACGTGCAAGAGCGTGGGTTGGCTCCCAGAGTTCTGCAACCTGGTCTCGAGTTCAAACAGATGACTCCGAGCGTGCCGCCGAACCCGCCTGCGTTCGGCACCCTTCCGGGAGAGTTTGCCATCCGGTCGTACTTGCAGAGCACTCCCTTTACTGCGCGGGACGGGGGACACCATAGTATCGATGCCGTCATCACCGTGCCTTCAGTACTCGGACCGAATCAGAGGTTCAGGCTGGCGTCTGTTCAACCAGATTTCACGACAATTCAGACGAGCGGCGGATACTACGTGAGCGCCGTGGGCGGGCTTGGTGGACCGCCCAACGCCACGCAACCCGTGCAAACGGAATTGCAAACGCCTCAGTCGGATATTGCGCTCTTTCGAGTGGACGGCCCGAGCGCGGCTGGCACCTATACCATGAAAACCTACGATGGGCACTTTCTCACCGCCCTCGGAGGCGGCGGAAAGGCGAACGATGCTTTCCATACCGATGCGACGAAAGCTTCAACCTGGGAGTATTATTATTTCCTAAAATGCGGCGATCTGGGATCGGGCTATCAATATGCCATCCGGCCGACCGGAACCGGCATGGTCCCTGGCAAGGGGGATTTTGTCAGCTATCTCACGGCACTGGGTGGAGGTGGACGGACGAGTCAGGCCATGACGGCCTTTAGCGGGTTGCAAGTGGGATCAAGATTCAAATTGATCAAGCAGAACGACGGGACATACGCTTTGCAGACCTCCAGTGGAAATTATGTGACGGCCGTGAATGGTGGAGGGCTCGCGAGCGGCGACAACCTCCATACGGATGCACACCAAGTTCAGGCATGGGAAAAATTCAAGATCGTCGAGCAACCACCCAACTGCTCGTATACGATCCAAACAGTCAGCGGGTTCTATCTGGCCGTCGGTCCGGGATCGTCCACTATTTCCACGCGCATCAGTGATCCCAACGCCGCTCCATCGATCGGCTACAACGCCAAGTTCGAGTTGATCATGATCGGTCTATGA
- a CDS encoding arylsulfatase — protein MNRIMITVAMLAVASASASALAQERLPFPPVPSGSTAGRTIEQSMYKPRAQAQRLPKDAPNILVIMLDDVGPALPNTYGGDITSSTLTRVASAGISFNRFHNAAMCSPTRASLLTGRNHHRVAFGQIAELANDWDGYTGMWPPTTASVAKVLGSYGYATSAFGKWHNTPASQTSSVGPYDRWPTGRLVGFDYFYGFLAGESSQWEPAVVENTVRLAGSSNRHGYHFTEDMTGKAIKWMRQERALTPERPFLMYWAPGAAHGPHHIFKEWADKYKGKFDDGWDAMRDRIFARQKELGWIPANTELTPRPPTLAGWTDIPEEEKPFQRRLMEVFAGYVEHADTQAGRLLDELDHLGIRDNTLIFYVWGDNGSSAEGQHGTISELLAQNGIATEIEDHIRALNELGGLDALGGPKTDNMYHAGWAWAGSTPHQGTKLIASHFGGSRTPLAVSWPKSITPDKAPRTQFHHVNDIVPTIYDVIGIKAPQAVDGVSQDPLDGISMKYAFAAAAAPERKKSQYFEVMGSRGLYQDGFIASAFGPRIPWVPGIDPSILKWSPDTDTWELYDLRSDYSQARDLAKQQPKKLAELKKAFDGAARANKVYPIGGGLWSAVFHPEYAPQNPATEFHYTQDVTMVPEFAAPKLGARSNRVTIDVDLKLDSAGVLYALGGFSGGLALWIQDGKLIYEYNLFELERTRIEAAIPVSFGKATIEVDSRAAGTGHVKTMDVTIRINGQELATGRVPRNAPLGFTANDAFDVGMDSYSPVSLAYFDRAPFKFNGKINSFEVRYQDPAGDPIARRK, from the coding sequence ATGAATCGAATCATGATCACCGTCGCGATGTTGGCGGTTGCTTCCGCGTCCGCATCGGCGCTCGCGCAGGAGAGACTGCCGTTCCCACCGGTTCCGTCCGGCAGTACGGCCGGCCGCACGATCGAGCAGTCCATGTACAAGCCGCGAGCCCAGGCGCAGCGGCTGCCTAAAGACGCGCCGAATATTCTCGTTATCATGCTCGATGACGTCGGACCGGCGCTGCCAAACACGTACGGCGGCGATATCACCTCTTCGACGCTGACACGTGTGGCGAGCGCGGGCATTTCATTCAATCGCTTTCACAATGCGGCCATGTGCTCGCCGACGCGCGCCTCCCTCTTGACCGGCCGCAATCATCATCGCGTGGCCTTCGGTCAGATCGCCGAGCTTGCCAATGATTGGGACGGATATACCGGCATGTGGCCGCCCACCACCGCGTCGGTCGCCAAGGTGCTCGGCTCCTATGGCTATGCGACCTCCGCCTTCGGCAAATGGCACAACACGCCGGCAAGCCAAACCAGTTCGGTCGGGCCCTATGACCGTTGGCCGACCGGCCGGCTCGTGGGCTTCGACTACTTTTATGGCTTTCTTGCCGGTGAGTCTTCGCAGTGGGAGCCGGCCGTGGTCGAAAACACGGTGCGCCTCGCAGGATCGTCGAACCGCCACGGTTATCACTTCACCGAGGACATGACGGGCAAGGCAATCAAGTGGATGCGCCAGGAGCGCGCCTTGACGCCGGAGCGGCCGTTTCTCATGTACTGGGCGCCCGGTGCCGCCCATGGTCCGCATCACATCTTCAAGGAGTGGGCCGACAAGTACAAAGGGAAGTTCGATGACGGGTGGGATGCGATGCGTGACCGCATCTTCGCAAGGCAGAAGGAGCTCGGCTGGATTCCGGCCAATACGGAACTCACCCCGCGGCCCCCGACCCTCGCCGGCTGGACGGATATCCCGGAGGAAGAGAAGCCGTTTCAGCGTCGACTGATGGAGGTGTTCGCCGGCTATGTCGAGCATGCCGATACGCAGGCCGGCCGGCTGCTGGATGAATTGGATCATCTCGGCATTCGTGACAACACCCTCATTTTCTATGTGTGGGGGGACAACGGTTCCAGCGCCGAGGGGCAGCACGGCACCATCAGTGAGTTATTGGCACAGAACGGCATCGCCACGGAAATTGAGGACCATATCCGTGCGCTGAATGAGTTGGGCGGTCTGGACGCGCTGGGAGGCCCGAAGACTGACAATATGTACCATGCCGGCTGGGCGTGGGCGGGATCGACCCCGCACCAAGGCACCAAACTCATCGCCTCGCATTTCGGCGGCTCGCGGACGCCGCTGGCCGTTTCATGGCCGAAGTCCATCACGCCAGACAAGGCACCGCGCACCCAGTTCCACCATGTCAACGATATCGTGCCGACCATCTATGACGTCATCGGCATCAAAGCTCCACAAGCGGTGGACGGGGTGTCACAGGATCCCCTGGACGGCATCAGCATGAAATACGCGTTTGCCGCTGCGGCCGCACCGGAACGAAAGAAGAGCCAGTATTTCGAGGTCATGGGAAGTCGCGGCTTGTATCAGGATGGGTTCATCGCCTCGGCGTTCGGGCCGCGCATTCCATGGGTGCCCGGGATCGATCCCAGCATTCTCAAGTGGTCTCCGGATACGGATACCTGGGAACTCTATGACCTCCGCAGCGACTATTCGCAGGCACGCGATCTCGCCAAGCAGCAGCCAAAGAAGCTCGCCGAACTCAAGAAGGCGTTCGATGGAGCCGCGCGGGCCAACAAGGTCTATCCGATCGGCGGGGGACTGTGGTCGGCGGTCTTCCATCCGGAATACGCGCCGCAGAATCCCGCGACCGAGTTCCACTACACGCAAGACGTCACCATGGTGCCGGAGTTCGCCGCACCCAAGCTCGGGGCACGGAGCAACCGAGTCACGATCGATGTGGACCTCAAGTTGGATTCGGCGGGTGTCCTGTATGCGCTCGGCGGATTCTCAGGAGGGCTGGCGCTTTGGATCCAAGACGGCAAACTCATCTACGAATATAACTTGTTTGAGCTTGAACGGACGCGGATTGAGGCGGCCATTCCCGTCTCGTTCGGCAAAGCAACGATCGAGGTGGACTCGCGCGCTGCCGGCACCGGTCATGTCAAGACCATGGACGTGACGATCCGAATCAACGGACAGGAACTGGCAACCGGCCGCGTGCCGCGCAATGCGCCGCTCGGCTTTACGGCCAACGACGCATTCGACGTGGGCATGGACAGTTATTCCCCCGTCTCGCTGGCATATTTCGACCGGGCGCCGTTCAAGTTCAATGGCAAGATCAATTCATTCGAGGTCCGCTATCAAGACCCGGCCGGTGACCCGATCGCACGGAGGAAATAG